A single region of the Scleropages formosus unplaced genomic scaffold, fSclFor1.1, whole genome shotgun sequence genome encodes:
- the LOC108933879 gene encoding class E basic helix-loop-helix protein 41: MGDRIPRLQERQSIDHANFLGVEYSSLYMCKSKRGMKREESKDAYKLPHRLIEKKRRDRINECIGQLKDLLPEHLKLTTLGHLEKAVVLELTLKHLNALTAVTEQQHQTIVALQSGDRSTTKSSIQADVEAFHSGFQTCAKEVLQYLRRSEKWSAREERCAQLVGHLQKVCAQLLPGAQLLPQQLLSAGSASPRAQEPQANCVPVIQRTHNGELNENDTDTDSGYGGEAEKHELGKAELECGGAKAQGAAALRIKQETEEEPRAKRARLDGHGPRPGGAAVVKPEPSARCGPDAGVLNSLMGLGAAAPFGQGSFCMPFYFINPSAAASYVPLMDKSTLEKYVLSATAAVGSPFPLLYPGFPATFPGAGSGLWGGSPGAQSQKPEPEPDTDSSNELELESLPVEDLEECGDEEEPQEERGSDGD, translated from the exons ATGGGTGACAGAATACCGCGTCTTCAGGAGAGACAATCTATCGATCACGCAAATTTCCTCGG GGTGGAATATTCGTCGTTGTACATGTGCAAGTCGAAGAGAGGGATGAAAAGAGAGGAGAGCAAA GATGCCTATAAGTTGCCCCACAGGCTGATCGAGAAGAAGAGGCGGGACAGAATTAACGAATGTATTGGGCAGCTGAAAGATCTGCTGCCGGAGCATCTTAAACTGACA ACGCTCGGACACCTAGAGAAGGCTGTGGTTCTGGAGTTGACCCTGAAGCATTTAAACGCGCTCACCGCCGTCACCGAGCAGCAGCACCAGACGATCGTAGCGCTGCAGAGCG GCGATCGATCCACGACTAAATCGTCCATCCAGGCCGATGTAGAGGCTTTCCACTCCGGTTTCCAAACTTGTGCCAAGGAAGTGCTGCAGTACCTGCGGAGGTCGGAGAAGTGGAGCGCGCGCGAGGAGAGGTGCGCGCAGCTCGTGGGTCACCTGCAGAAAGTGTGCGCTCAGCTGCTGCCCGGCGCCCAGCTGCTCCCGCAGCAGCTCCTCTCCGCCGGCTCCGCTTCCCCTCGCGCGCAGGAGCCGCAGGCCAACTGCGTGCCCGTCATCCAGCGGACTCACAACGGCGAGCTCAACGAAAACGACACGGACACCGACAGCGGCTACGGCGGGGAGGCGGAGAAGCACGAACTAGGCAAAGCGGAGCTCGAATGTGGCGGCGCGAAGGCGCAGGGAGCCGCGGCGCTGCGGATCAAGCAGGAAACGGAGGAGGAGCCCCGCGCGAAGAGAGCGAGGCTGGACGGTCACGGTCCGCGTCCCGGCGGCGCAGCCGTCGTGAAGCCGGAGCCGAGCGCCAGGTGCGGGCCCGACGCCGGTGTCCTGAACTCGCTGATGGGACTGGGCGCCGCGGCGCCTTTCGGACAGGGCTCCTTCTGCATGCCTTTCTACTTCATCAACCCTTCGGCGGCCGCCTCCTACGTGCCCCTCATGGACAAGTCCACTCTGGAGAAGTACGTCCTTTCCGCCACGGCCGCCGTGGGCTCCCCGTTCCCGCTGCTCTACCCGGGCTTCCCCGCCACCTTCCCGGGCGCGGGCAGCGGCCTGTGGGGAGGGAGCCCTGGCGCCCAGAGCCAgaagccggagccggagccggacACGGACTCCTCCAACGAGCTGGAGCTGGAGTCACTACCTGTGGAGGACCTGGAAGAGTGTGGGGACGAGGAAGAGCCGCAGGAGGAGAGGGGAAGCGACGGGGATTAA